The following proteins come from a genomic window of Miscanthus floridulus cultivar M001 chromosome 2, ASM1932011v1, whole genome shotgun sequence:
- the LOC136535975 gene encoding uncharacterized protein: MAFTGLKTAVTSAPVLAMPDFAKLFTVECDASMFGFGVILVQEGHPVAFFSRPVAPPHRSLATYERELIGLVQAASTCTAPWALVDGMVAFDGRLYIPPASPLLQEILAAIHNDGHEGIHRTLHRLWQDFHFPNMRHLVQDFVKACVTCQQYKSDHLRSAGLLQPLPVPSAVWVDIGIDFIEALPRVQGKTIILSVMDHFSKYCHFIPLAHPYTAESVAHAFFANIIRLHGVPQSIVSDRDLDSPTIRSYEPGETRVATVAQEMEERAAFLNDIRYRLEQAQQRAAASLPRSAIGKLKPRYIGPYQVAELINEVAVQLQLPPGARLHDVFHIGVLKKFVSTPPAVPLLLPPLLHGAVVPAPA, encoded by the exons ATGGCATTCACAGGGCTCAAGACTGCCGTCACGTCCGCCCCCGTCCTCGCCATGCCTGACTTCGCCAAGCTGTTCACCGTCGAGTGTGATGCGTCGATGTTTGGCTTCGGCGTGATCCTGGTCCAGGAGGGCCATCCGGTCGCCTTCTTCAGCAGGCCTGTGGCACCTCCCCACCGCTCGCTAGCCACCTACGAGCGCGAGCTCATTGGCCTCGTCCAGGCG GCTAGCACTTGCACCGCCCCATGGGCGCTGGTGGACGGCATGGTCGCCTTCGACGGCCGCCTGTACATTCCCCCAGCGTCGCCGCTGCTACAGGAGATCTTGGCCGCGATCCACAACGACGGCCATGAGGGCATCCACCGCACCCTCCATAGGCTCTGGCAGGATTTTCATTTTCCCAACATGCGTCATTTGGTGCAGGATTTCGTGAAGGCCTGCGTCACCTGTCAGCAGTACAAGTCCGACCACCTTAGGTCGGCCGGTCTGCTGCAGCCACTGCCGGTTCCGTCGGCTGTGTGGGTGGACATCGGCATCGACTTCATCGAGGCATTGCCCAGGGTGCAAGGCAAGACAATCATCCTCTCCGTCATGGATCACTTCAGCAAGTATTGCCATTTCATCCCCCTGGCGCACCCTTACACCGCCGAGTCCGTCGCTCATGCCTTCTTCGCCAACATCATTCGCCTCCATGGCGTTCCGCAGTCCATCGTCTCGGACCGTGATCTA GACTCCCCGACAATCCGCTCCTATGAGCCCGGCGAGACCCGCGTTGCAACGGTCGCCCAGGAGATGGAGGAGCGCGCTGCCTTCCTCAACGACATCCGCTATCGCCTTGAACAGGCTCAG cagcggGCAGCAGCGTCCCTCCCACGCTCGGCAATAGGGAAGCTCAAGCCACGATACATTGGGCCGTACCAGGTGGCGGAGCTCATCAACGAGGTGGCTGTGCAGCTACAGCTTCCTCCCGGCGCTCGTCTTCATGATGTGTTCCACATCGGCGTCCTCAAGAAGTTTGTCAGTACCCCGCCGGCCGTTCCACTGTTGCTGCCTCCGCTCCTGCACGGTGCTGTTGTGCCTGCTCCCGCCTAG
- the LOC136535976 gene encoding uncharacterized mitochondrial protein AtMg00860-like, with protein sequence MNDMLYPFLRRFVLVFFDDILIYSKSWADNLRHLWAVLDELRCHQLFVKRTKCSFGASSVAYLGHVISAVGVAMDPAKVQAIHDWLAPCSARAVRGFLGLAGYYRKFVHNFRVIAAPLTTLLKKEGFS encoded by the coding sequence ATGAACGACATGCTCTACCCGTTCCTACGCCGCTTCGTCCTAGTATTTTTTGACGATattttgatttacagcaagtcgtGGGCTGATAATCTTCGCCACCTTTGGGCCGTCCTCGATGAACTACGCTGCCACCAACTCTTCGTCAAGCGCACCAAGTGTTCTTTTGGTGCTTCCTCCGTCGCCTACCTCGGCCATGTCATATCCGCAGTGGGTGTGGCCATGGACCCGGCCAAGGTGCAGGCGATCCACGATTGGCTGGCTCCATGTTCGGCTCGGGCTGTGCGCGGTTTCCTCGGCCTTGCTGGGTATTACCGCAAGTTCGTCCACAACTTCAGGGTGATCGCTGCACCACTGACGACCCTACTCAAGAAGGAGGGTTTCTCCTAG